TCCATCAAGATATATCGCTGCTATTACAGCCTCAAGTGCATCTGCTAATATTGAAGTTCTATGTCTACCTCCAGTAGCTTCTTCACCTCTACCCAATAGCATATGAATCCCTAAATTTATATCATTTGCAACTTCACTTAATGAATCTTCACAAACTATATTTGCTCTAAGCTTAGTCAATTCCCCTTCGGGCAGATTAGATTCTTCATTAAATAAATAATCACTTATCACTATACCTAAAACTGAATCTCCTAAAAATTCTAATCTTTCATTAAAATTATATCTCTTATTTTCATTAGAATATGAACTATGTGTAAGAGCTTCTAGTATATATTCTTTATTTTTAAATTTATAATTTATAACATCTTCAAATCTTTGTATATTATCTAGTAATTTTTTACTTATCTTCATTATTGCATCCCTCCAAAATCCTATTCTATAAATTCTAGTGTACTATTTTTGTGCAACTATTGCAAAACCAAAATCCAAAATACTCATCTCATAAAAATAAAACTACCTATGAAACAAAATATCTCATAGGCATCATAGGCAGTTTTATTTCTTATGAATTTTTATTCTTTATCATCACAATTTGAACAACCACCACATGTACAATCATCATCATCATAATCATCTTCTGATGATAATATTACAGCCTTACAATCAGGACAAACAACATCTACTTCATCATCATATAACAAATCTTCGTCTATTTCTACTAATTCTCCACAATTTGGGCATTCCATTTCTATATAGCTGAAGTCCTCATCGTCATCATCTTCTTCATCGTCTTCGTAAAGATCCTCTTCCATGTCAGCAATATCTTCTTCTAAATCTGCTAAATCTTCGTCTATAGATTCAACAAAATCTTGAAGTTCTTCTTGTTCTTCATCCAATGTTACAATAGCTTCTGCAAATACTTCTAATGCATCAACTATTTTATGTACCATTTTCCCTTCTTTACTTTCAGTGCTTATTTCTAAACCTTCTGCTAAACCTTTTAAGTATGCAACTTCTTCATATAAATGTTTCATGTAACACCCCTCGCTTTCTTTTTAATATATAAACTAAAAGCTCATATATCTTATATTATTAAGACATATAAGCTTTTATATACATAAATTTTTATACTCTTGATAAATATTCACCTATTCTAGTATCTATCTTTACTTTATCTCCAGTATTTATAAATAATGGAACTTGAACAACTGCTCCAGTTTCAACTGTAGCTGCCTTAGTTACATTACTTGCTGTATCTCCCTTTATTCCTGGCTCTGTATCTACAACTTCTAGCTCTGCAAAGTTTGGAGCTTCCACTTGGAATGGTTGTCCTTGATAAAATCTTATTGTCGCAACTTCATTTTCTTTTAAGAATTTAATTGCATCTTCAACTTGATCATAGTTTAATGGTATTTGTTCAAAATTTTCTTGGTCCATAAAATAATATAACTCACCATCATTGTATAGATATTGCATTTGTCTTGTATCTATTACAGCTTTAGGGAATTTTTCACTTGGATTAAAAGTTTCTTCTCTTATAGCTCCTGTTTTTAAGTTTCTGTATTTAGTTCTAACGAAAGCAGCTCCTTTACCTGGCTTAACGTGTTGAAAATCAACTACTAAACATGGTTGTCCATCTTTTTCAAATGTAACACCTTTTCTAAAATCACCTGCTGATACCATTTTTTGTTCCTCCATATTAAAATAAATTTCTTATTTTTTAGTAAATTTTACATTACTATGTCTTTAAAATTATATCTCTTACTTGAATTCTGTCAAGTCAGGATTACAAATTTTTACTAATATCATAATATCATAAGTTATACAATATAAACAAGTATTTGGCAGATTACTTATCCTATATTTTTATTATTTACATCTATAGTCACACTTTATACATTTTATATATTGATATTATTTATCTCTACGACTATACTTTCCACCATTACTCGTTACTTTTTATTTAAAAACAATGGATAAACATAATTTTTTAGATTGTTACAGAATAACTTTTATAAAAAATAAAACAATCATCTTCATTAACAATACTTCTACTCAAAATTATACATTTTTAATAAAATTCCATACTTTTACTTTAAACTCAGTTTCATATTTTTGATTACGTTTTGATAATTTCAACATTATATTAATATATTCTCCATTATTAGACATTGAGGCATACATTTCATCCACATAATCACCAATTTCATATCCACCAGCTTGGCTATTTTCACCATTTAAAGAATTCACAAACAATTTATTTCGTCTCTCATTTAATATAATTTCTTTGTTGCTTGTATATTCTTCATCATCAATTGTATTTTCATCTACATATCTACATTTTATAGATGTCATTTTTTTAAAACTTTCATCATTAGAAGATAAATTTATTATCCCCCTAGAATTACTAATGATTCCTTCTATAGATTTTGTAATTTCAATACTTTGTTGTTGTAACTCCATTTTATCTTCTATTTTAACTTTTAAATTCATTGTAAGTATAAATATAGAATATAAAGTTATCACCAGTACTACAATTACGGTTAAAGATACTGCACTTTCTAAAAGTAAATATCCACATTTACGTTTCATATTTTCCCTCTTTCAAAAGTACTCTTCCACTTACAGGTGTTATTGTTATAGTTTTATTTAATCTATCATTATATATCTCTATTGTAGTTGCTTTTTGAGGTGAGCCATCAGATTTAAATTTTATGGTTTCAATACTTCTTGCAATTCTTACATTTCTAGGTAGTACTATGGATTTAACATTTTTACCATCTTTCCTCAATACATATCCTTCTTGTTCCTTTTGATTTATATAGTATATATATGTATTGTAGTTGCTAAACATATTGATTCGTCTAACATATCTTATATCTGAACAAAGTTGACGTGCAAATAAATTTATTTTATGATTTTCAAGATTATCTTTTGGAAAACATATTGTAGTTATCAATAGTATTATACTTATAGATACTACTAATTCAATTACAGTCACATTCCTTCTTTTTTCAAAGTTATACACCCCTATACTTATATATATATACTAAATTTTTTTCATCAAAGTTCTTTTTTATGTTTTCTATTATCTCTTGGCTGATTTCTTCTTCATCATATCCATTAGTGTTTTGATTATCAAAATCTTTAATCCCAGCTTCAAATATAGTTGAAGGTTCTATTTGGTCAAATGTTTTAGACTCATCAGATGTTTTAATAGAACCTTTATTGCTATAATCATCATTTATATAATCTTTAATATCAATTCCTACCCATGGATTTTTAATTTTCACTCTCACTTTTATTACTTTTAAAAAATCTTTTTCTCTAGCTGTACTTATTATATCAAACTCAAAAAAATCTCCCTTGTCATATATAGTATTGTTTTCTATTTTTAAATGAACTTCCTCTAAATTACTATAAGATGTATCTTTTATTTTTTTTATACAATCAATCATATTATTTCCTAAGAAATAGTCTCTAAATTCTTCTTCATTATTAGATATATTAATAGCTTCCTCCACACAGCAAAGCACATTACTTATTGATATTTCTATACCACTTAAAGAAGCTTCTCTCAACTTAGTATCTTTATATTCTAATTCAAATATATTATCATTACTATAAATTAAACCTATACACATAATACATACAGTACTTATAATAGAAAATATTATCAATGTTACTATTAATATAGAACCTTTATTATTTTGTAACATAACTATTAAATCTTAATTGTTTTAAATCACTCTTAATTTCCATATTAATCTCATAACATTGATAATAGTTTAAAATTTGTTTCACTGTGCTATTAATCTCATAACCCTTTATGTAATTTTTATTTATTTCATCCTCAGTCAGTTGATATTCATTATTTTTTATTTTATATTTCTCATCTTCCAAGTATTTCTTAGCAATATTTAACATTTCTCTATTAGATACATTTTTACTAATAAAACTATAGCAGCTATATAAAGATGTAGATACCAAATACACAGCTACATATAATATGGCAACACTCATTATACATTCAATTGATATAAAGCCATTCTTTTTCGTTTTCAATAATAAAAACCTCTCATTAATATTTTATATTCTATAGATTAACTCTTAAGGATTTAGTTATAATTTTTTTTCATAAATCTCTTTTACACAATTATTTTCATTACTATCTAGCCTTATTCCAGTCCATATACAAAATGAATTTAAACCTTGATTTATTAGCATATCAATTCCATACATGCACCTCCACAACCTAATATCATGACCCTTTTTTCTTTTAGGGTAAATCCATTTTCAATTACAGATTTTACAAATCCAACTCCATCAGCATTATATCCTTTTAGCACACCTCCTTCATTCTTAATAGTATTAACTGCTCCTACTAATTTTGCTTTGTAATCAATATAATCCAAGTATTTAATTATATTTACCTTATGAGGTATTGTCACATTACAATCCTCTATACCCATGCTTTTTATGGACTTGACTGTTTTCCCTAAGTCTTTTGGCTCTACATCAAAACATACATAAACGTTATTTTGTTTGTATTTTTCAAATAAATAATTATGCATGATTGGTGAAAAGCTTTGTTTCACTGGATGTCCTAAAAGACATATAAAATTTGTTTCACTATTTGCAATCATATCTTTCTCTCTTTTATTTATTGACATCTAGAATTCAATTTATACCAAATAAACTAATAATTTATCCTTCTTATTTTTTATATATTCAACAAAAAATTAAACTTAATTTCTTCTTCATTAGTGTTATATTACAGCCAAAAGTTTGTAAATATATGTTTTAAATTCTAACAGTATACATATTATTTTATTGAATAACAGTCAACTTGGATAAGTCTCCTTCATATAATTTAAAGTGACCGTTAAAAAGGGGGTGACTTATTGGCAGCACTTAAATCTTTTGAAAAACCCTTAACCCCTGAAGAAGAGATTGAGTATTTAACTAAATTTAAAATAGAAAATGATAAAAGTGCAAAAGATACATTGATTGAAAGAAACATGAGATTAGTAGCTTATATCGCAAAAAAATATAACAATTCGACAGAAGACCAGGATGATTTAATATCTATAGGTACAATAGGATTAATAAAAGCTATAGAAACTTATAATATAGATAAAGGAACTCGATTAGCAACATATGCTTCTAGATGTATTGAAAATGAAATTTTAATGAATATCAGATC
This sequence is a window from Clostridioides difficile. Protein-coding genes within it:
- a CDS encoding sigma-70 family RNA polymerase sigma factor, producing MAALKSFEKPLTPEEEIEYLTKFKIENDKSAKDTLIERNMRLVAYIAKKYNNSTEDQDDLISIGTIGLIKAIETYNIDKGTRLATYASRCIENEILMNIRSNKKNKSQVSLQDPIGTDKEGNEINTTFYM
- the efp gene encoding elongation factor P yields the protein MVSAGDFRKGVTFEKDGQPCLVVDFQHVKPGKGAAFVRTKYRNLKTGAIREETFNPSEKFPKAVIDTRQMQYLYNDGELYYFMDQENFEQIPLNYDQVEDAIKFLKENEVATIRFYQGQPFQVEAPNFAELEVVDTEPGIKGDTASNVTKAATVETGAVVQVPLFINTGDKVKIDTRIGEYLSRV
- a CDS encoding zinc ribbon domain-containing protein; translated protein: MKHLYEEVAYLKGLAEGLEISTESKEGKMVHKIVDALEVFAEAIVTLDEEQEELQDFVESIDEDLADLEEDIADMEEDLYEDDEEDDDDEDFSYIEMECPNCGELVEIDEDLLYDDEVDVVCPDCKAVILSSEDDYDDDDCTCGGCSNCDDKE
- the rnc gene encoding ribonuclease III, with product MKISKKLLDNIQRFEDVINYKFKNKEYILEALTHSSYSNENKRYNFNERLEFLGDSVLGIVISDYLFNEESNLPEGELTKLRANIVCEDSLSEVANDINLGIHMLLGRGEEATGGRHRTSILADALEAVIAAIYLDGGFESARQFILHHMENIIYDSRKGNIFRDYKTHLQEVLQGNGENNIWYRLIEEKGPDHNKRFVMEVGINEDVLGIGEGKSKKEAEQLAAKVALKKKLWEK